aaataaattttctgctaatctctttaaatttaagaaatgcatttgtttatataatgaaCTCTCTTCAAACCACCATTTtggtaaggttttttttttaaattaattagtttatttgtttaaaaaaaaaatgaaatgggttaatacattataatttttttttttagttaatttttattttaaataataaattaccatttaataataaatattaatgaagttattataatttaaataaatattattaactatgtattagctttattaaaaatttattatataatataataataattatatattaaactaatagaaaatgtaataaactgaaacattttttaacatataaaattttataaaatttttttttaagtatttatacattaaaaattaaaaaatttttattttggtaaaatgtGATTATGTTTTAGCCTTCAGTAATTGTAGTGAGTCCAAGTTTTCCTACTGCTGCTATTGTGGTTTTGGCAGTTGGAGCTTACATAATTTTCTTCACTACTTCTTTACTTATTCGTAAATGCATTATTGTAAGTTGCACTTTGatgtattatttaaatacattgtaTTTTGATCGTTATTCTTAAAAgcattaaacaatttatgatTATTCACTGTAATTGCTGAAATttgataaaagtaataaaattcatttgaaatatttctttttaaaaaaaataactattctTATCTATTTAGATAATTATTTCTGTTGTTATATCTTTGTATAATAGTCTAGTTTTAGGTTGAAAGAATATTGCCAAGTATTATTTTTCCATAGTAATATTCTTTCGTAGTATATCCAGATTTCTTATTAAGTTTGTTATCggcacttttaatttacttttaataattactaattttactttctttttgaataagatatatacttatacttttttattagcttttacATTCAcattcttttaaacatttttttattttactcaaTTACTATTAGTATCAATtcaaacaaactattaattAGTATCAATtcaaacaaactattaattAGTATCAATtcaaacaaactattaattAGTATCAATtcaaacaaactattaattAGTATCAACtcaaacaaactattaattAGTATCAATTCAAACGAACTATTAATTAGTATCAATTGGTTGTAGTAAATAgaagtttaatatatttttttttatacttgaggAGCCCATTTGCAAAACGCGCAAAGTCCGAGCAAACTGATTTCgagaaaacaacaaaaaactaaactacTTTTAGTTGCacatcaacaaaaattgattttttctttgtccatttttaggaccaaaaattttttaattgatccaatatttaaatagatgatTTAAGTATATAGTACGTGGAAATAGaattaactcaaaatttttgtttttgtgactTATCGTGTTTTGCAGATGGCCTCctcaattatttattaagttaaattattttctttataaacatatttttcaaagtaaatttaGCACTTCAATTACGTTgtgattttatgaaaaactcTTAATAGTTGgttgtagttatttttttttaaatagtattattaaattttgctaatatttttacaaagtattttcTTTTACATACAGAGTATACTAGTAAAATTGGGTGGTGTGGTGCGATGTTGTGCTCATCTACGTATAAACATCATACACATCAGTACGGGcctaagaaataaaaaatttagagaactttattaaaaacagaaatagGTAAACTGATGGCTAACTTAGTCTTTCGGTTTATTCAAACTGAAGTTTTATATATCTGATTTATGTGCTTAAAACTTTACCCTAGTTATTCGCACTCAGAACCCCTGGCTTGTTAACAAAGGTCTCTAAGATTCTATAAAATTTTGTGAGACATACTTGCTGATAGATTAGgaggttcaattttttttctgttatagaTTTTcgttatttaattgtttttattttttcgtttcttttcatatatgtaaacataagaCCAAAGGCCAAAGTTTTTGTCCAACGTGGTTCAATGAGATATGTACTTGTCAGACCTGCTGTGTAAACAATTCTGTCGAAGAAACAGGCTGTTTGATAAGTTTTGCTCGCGCATGTGACTTTCCTCTTCCTCATAAACAAGTTTGCATGGAATGTTTGCCTACAAAGCAGgtttgtattaatttatttaattgtattaatttgtttatgagATTATCTTTATAAAGgctattcatttttttgttcaatcAGATGTTTGTctagtttaaattcattataatttaatttgattccAGTGGTGTGATAACACGTTTTGTTCGTGTTTGAATGGCCAATCGAATGAGTGCAGCGGATGCAAGAACACTAACGTAAGTGAATCGAAAAACGTAATTAGCCTCATATTTTTCTACTTAAACACGATACGAATTATTTGAATtaagcgattgttattattttttaatttctttccaCAAGTTTCTgctaaataaagaaatttttttttggggatGCGGGTTGAAAATATACTGGTTATAGATCTGATTTTTAGTTCGGAGAGTTTACTGGTTGTGAAGATTGTAAGGAGTGCTCCGAATTTTGTGGTAACTGTGATTGCAACTTTTGTTCTCAACCTGATTCTATTAACTGTTGTTGTATAGAGATAAAGCTTACTGGTAATCGAGCACAAAATCCTGGACATCAAATGAATCCATATGGTGGTTACTCAGGTAATCAGATGTACTACAATAATCAGGGTAATATAATTAATCAACAGCCTTCTTTGATGACTACCGGAAACCATCCAGGTCGGGGTGATGCATTGTTCAATACGCAACAGGCTGCTCAATTTCAGAACACTTCATATAATCCTAATCAGTCATTTAGTGCAGGACATCAATTAGCAAATTCAAGACTCTTACCTCAGCCAAGGGAGCACCTAGTTCCTGGACAACAAGCATTTCAAGGGCAACAGTCATTTCGGGGACAACAATCAGTTCCAAGTAAAATGCTAGGGGAAAGTTCTAATTCTGCAACAATACGACtctgatttttcaattttttcccATTTGGTTGTCAATAGACaccagttttaaaataaatttaacagttAAATACACACGCACacaaatgattatatttatttatttatacttgttAATAAATCATGTTggaaatagttttatatattatataaaaatagctatatattaaatgttaatactatataataattttttaatttgaataataaatattaactttaaaatgttttttattaaaaatgatttcattAAGGGGGTAGtaagtaattaaaattgaaaaattttattttttcaaaaattcattttttgactaatataattattgtagTTTCTAAATGTGTTCCggctttacaaaaaaaactttggtatCCACTTAtaatacttgttttaaattattcgaTATCAATTTTTATCCATAGATACGTTTTGTTTATtctgttgcttttctttctaaAGGTACAAAATGAACATAGTGATCTAACTACTCCTTGTTTAATGACGAATATATTTCGTCTAAGACTGTTTTTGTGACCTTTTATGCTCTTAACAAACTTGCTTATTAGTCAATACTGCAGTCAAttgttgtaatattttgttaaaatacaaGTGCAATGGGTGGGtcgaaaaaaaaagagttatcaAAAAGAcaataccaaaataaaaaatcacagtTTCATGGAAACAGATATAAAATGGTTTGTTATTTCATTGAAACCTTTATTTCAACCTGTTATTTCAATGAAATACCTTACGTTGACAACACTCCATGTTCATCATCTTTCAAGAAGTTCAACAACAAAGCGACTATACAGGATCCTCAAAATTTAATTGAAgactttaactttattataagcTTTAATTTgcgaaaaaaaagcaataatgcTTCCTAAATGTCCAGAATGTGAAGAGTTAGTTCATTTGAAGTTTGATTCTTCCAAAAAAAATGGCCTAAGTATTGGACTAAAAATTTCTTGCAATGGTTGTgaatgggaaactttttttttttcatctggtgctattaataaaaagaactaCAATGCCAATCAATATAATCTCGCTAAATATAATTGTGTTGTATGTAAACCATTTGGCATTAACGCTCGTGTAGTAGTTGCATTTCGTGAAATGGGTAAAGGGTTGTcagcattaaaaaagttttgtggAATTATGAATATGCATTCgccattaaataaatattgttataatgaTACATTGCACATACTGTTGGATGTTTATCAAAGTTTGGCTGATAAAAGCATGAAAAATGCAACTGAAACATTACAACCAAAGGATTTTGTATGTGGGTGTGATGAATCATGGCAGAAACGTGGATACACCTCTAACAATGGAGTAGTAACAGCTGTTGCAGCAAATGTATtgattaaatacaaaaacttgtAAGTTGTATTTAATATGCGACTTTACGAAATACACacattctgaaaaaaataaaatgacttttattccttacattatcaaaaatgtaaaatcagtCATACTGGTTCAGCTTCTTCTATGGAATCAATggtgtaataaaaatatttttgcattctgaaaaaaaacaacaatttaagaTATACAACATTTCTTGGTGATGGAGATAGCAGTTCATATGTTAGTGTTGTTACTGTAAAACCTCATGGAgatataatagaaataaaaaaagcagaatGCATTGGGCATATTCAAAACGTGTTGGTAAtcgcctaaaattaaaaaaaaaaacagtaaagaaattttatgtgaTGGAAAAATAAAGCAGAACGTTggaaatttatgcaaaaaaaagtgatgcagctgtacatttttttttcgtgATGCAAATTAAAAGCCGACAAACTGACTGGAAAACGgcatataaagaaaatatttgtattccTGCAGCTGTATGTGATGCTatcaaactaatatttaaagacCTTGGTTCTGATGAACTTcttgaaaaaatcaattaatatgGAAGCTATGTCCAAAAGATGTATTTATTGAAAGAACTCCTTTAAGTATTGAAGTAGCGTCAGCTGTGCTAAATTTTAATGACGGGCAACATTTTCTATATAAGTTGTTTAAGGAACTTGGAATGACATTTGGTATAAATATGGAAAATTATTGTATACATAAGAACGCTAAATGAGTCTTTAAAGCTGAAGAACAATGTAAACCTAAAGCAAAATCAAGAAGAAAGAAGTTAAAAGCAAtacttaatagttttttttaccgAAATGAAACATTGGAAGGTGTAACATATAAAAGTGGTgaattttgaattatctttattatttaatttttttaaatcgcgtttttctcaaaatcatgttttttgGGTTGGCGACGgggatatttttaaaactaatagtcAAATTGACTTGAAATTTGACACACTTATTTACGACATTAGTATTTACAACATACAGAATGATTAATAGAATTATTAGAATAATTCAAACTAGAATAATTAATGGTGCTTTTTTggtgtagtattttttttaagattttgtgtCTTGAAATACCCCCGATTTGCCCCGgatttataaaaatggtaatattttttgattttttagaccTAATTTAAGTCTTTCAGTCCGCGACGCACTGCCACAAGTAATATATTACGAaccaaaatttcaataaaaaaaactataatggtTGCTAAAAAATCTCTGTCGCCCTTTACCCCATTTTTGGGCCTTTATCAATCaataagtaaaaagttataattttttgttaagtttttttttgctgtttaatgGAATAttacacattttaaaatatatatatatatatgtaaaagttaagaaattttttttttttttttatataattactgTACTACCACCTtaactttaaattcaaataactaTGGTTTGATTAATGGTTTCAATtagaatctaaaaaatattattgattgaAAAAACGACAACACAGtacaaacattatttaaaaaaaaaaactaaaatctgaCAATACCTGCAAACAACCTGCAAACAGCATTTGTTACAGAGTTCAATTTTAATAGCTTGAATCTGCGCTGAACAGTGATCCTGCTATcgtttaaaattgtttagagTATAATCAAagtaatgttattaaaatgttattttcattatacTCTCATATTTATTAAAGCGAGTAACCTTTATTAGATAACATAAAAACAGCGGGTTGGTAAGATAACGGTAAACTAAAAACAGGCCTAGTTcttataagaattttaaaaacacacgATTTACGTCCCAGCAAAGAAATTAATGCGCTACACTagacttataaaaaatacaacaaaagaTTACGCATCAAATACATACAAATAATGATTATTCTTGTTTTAACACTTTGTGGCAGCTGacaaaatgtattattaattagtaaaattggttttataaccctcatacaaaataaattttttttttttttttccttaaacattTTCACTTCCAGCAAGGCTGCAAACAAacactaattagagttggaagttactggaagagaaaaaatgaagattgtagagcaagataacgattaataGACGACTTAAaggattgcaaattatatgaatcaggaaagcaaaatgaaggaagcgaattccaaaagactgatgttcgaggaaaaaaactagacgaataagcgtttttgagcacttaggaacagtctcagaaaaaggatgagacttaattgaatgacaagtaacacgagaatgaattttagtagatggcacaaaagacgctagctcttttGAGCAttgtccattatagtatttgaagAAAAGAGAGAGAGAAGCAATTttacgacaatgtgataatggttggaggttaaCTGCTAAAGCAGGtcaaactatgtttacaatccGCTTTTGcaacttgtctaaaagagaaagcgcatcattagaagatccgccccagatatgtcAAAAGTATTCCATACATGGCCAGATTtcagatttatagagatagagaacaAAATTCGGAGTAAGCAAGTGTTGAGCTAggtaaagagatgcaaccttaggagatgctaattttgcgacgaatttgatatatggtttccaagaaagtttagaagtaagagttaatcctagttgatgaagggtagatgactcatcgagtacattaccgttcataaatataggaagatctaaattattaccataacgattggccgaaaaaaactgggttttatctgagttgaagttcaccagccactgtgagccccatgctgttgCAAAAGTGAGaaccttttcaagctcaaatgccccctccaaccaatcagagagtgttggctttttaTCATGGCATAAATGGtggtatcatcagcgaacaatgccaccttagatatcagtatatctggaagatcgttaatgtaaattaaaaagagtatagggtcaAAGATTAAACCTTGAAGAAGCCTGAAgatacagaataagaagaagagtgctgtccatcgaggacaacttttatactacgatttgaaagaaaggatttaataatctttaagatgttaccagatacaccgtaagaaaaaagcttttgaagaagaccagcatgccaaactttatcaaatgctttagaaatatcaagagtgatggccttaacctctccacctttatctaatacACGATAAAatctatcggttattactgatagcgaatcagctgtagaacgagaagatcgaaatccatattgatgatcagaaagtaagtaaTTAGATTCAAAATAAGAGATTaggtgtttgttaattaaagattcaaaaaccttgcttatgataggaagttAGACAAATcggattgctctccagaatttttgaaaatagggaaaACAAatgccgctttccagcaggctggaaaacaagactctgataagcacttgttgaatagttttgaaagtatagacgatagctccggagaacacttctataagactataacaggtatgttgtccgggccatAAGCTGTAGAAGGGTCttagcaggaaatcactttagatataGAAGCTGGAATGATACGAtttcaagcaatggatcaacctgtttgttggcaatatcaggtagaacgcaactagtggaaccaagagatgataatgatgaaaaattcttagcaaacaattcagctttgtctttaggtgaggtgacaaagtctgaaccatacaagagaggtggaattaaagatttgcctttattattaatactattaaagattctccagaagtcacgaaagcctaatttttgtgatgaaatacgagatttcatgatctgagaatagtgggctttggcgttagacaaaacccttttacaatggtttctagcagtaataaacagacgcctgttttctggagaattgttttgctgatagatatggaagtaacggttttgATTgccaattgcagcagcacaatgtgaggaaaaccatggagaagagtgaggcttgacttgaaattgtcgagagggaataaaagattccatgccagcctgaatccacaaagttatgtaagaagcacatttgtcaacaggaagatgaaagatttctacccaagggccatcacgaagaaaatcacggaaagaatcccagtcagctttaaggtagttgtaaaagttacaattatagggggattcagatgatgaagaagaatgagataatagctttagagagatcaaactgcgATCAGAAGCACcgaagggtgaatgtggagaatttgagcactgactaggatcagaaacaagataaAAGTCGAGTAGAAAAAGTAAACGATTTGGGTTGTAaagaaagcgagttggaaagttgactactTGAGTTAGGAttaagaaaggcaaaagttgtgggctttcaTGCCTACAAaatcactgacactagagccaagccattcagtgtgatgagcattaaattcaccaacaacaacaatattggctgaagaATAAAGAGAGAGAGCTAGGTCAATATgttcagaaataacatcaaaaagagtgcagtcttgaaatGAAGGAGACAATATAGAGCAAAGAAAAaagcgatagagtgaagtggtgctaaacgaaagcacatgaAAGAACACTATTGGTGAGTTCTCACAAGTTTAAATGCCCAGGCTAACCATGTggctattggagtctttacgaattaaaggaagataaccattaaCACTAAGATTACAAGATTAGACAGCTGAACTctaattagtctcacaaagagtaagtaggtctggtgaactttgcaagagcttagactcaacagaagaaaagttacttcgaagaccaagaatattagtgaatgataggtttagagaacttggtgatgatgatggttttttgtgttttatagtttttgttattttattcatttttaaatttgttaatgatTCAAAGCGTAGATAGTACTTAGTACATtatttaatagcccaagcaattgtctcattactattaataaaccctaagccataacaaagggctcccAATGTGGCCTCGGCAATGCACACCAGAAATACAAACACGGACACTATCCATGCGCAAcgtggcactgttaatactatGATATTTtccagctgttgatggaatcagcctctttgAGAGCTATTACAGAGTTAGCGAAATCTGACTACCAGCCGgtctcagaaccataaaacttagttttagaGCGGTACTCACATTAGGAGAtgatagaatgagttgcctagacATAAAAACTGAGACACAatcaaaacccatgcattgagtcaagaaaattcagcattcaacatcctaaactggaaacaatgtattaaaaatacatctgtgccagtgtaatagatgaaaaaggggtgcgaggctggtcaacagatagaatctgtttaccccttaagtctttgcctaggaggccgtctacaagacagtagctggatgttTTTAACACCTGCCCAAGGTAAACACttttatcgagacactatctctagcctttactcaactaAGAACTCCAAGAcagggggtgttttaagtcGGAGTTGGCATCTCCTAGCATTTGCATAAAAAGGCGTATCCTACAAGTAAGCAGggcatgaagcagattgtactgggtttcATGTTACCAGTggcaggataacctgacctgacattTTGCCTTGGTAATTCTTCAAATGTTAGCGTCGTGTCTCGTGTGGCGGAGCGTTGTATTTGGTGAAATGAATAACCTTGCACTTCTTaatgtttagttttatcaaCCAGGTTCGAGTCCAGGTGACAATGTTCTCCATATTGGATTGCAGACGACCTTTGTCTTCAGCGGTTTTGACGACGCTCAGGATTTTAGTGTCGTTCACATACAATTTACAAAAGTTTGTGCTACTGATGTGTTCCGGTAAGTCGTTAATACAGTATTATCCAcaattattttcgtcgcgtccaTAATTATTTTCGTTGCAGTCCATaattattttcgtcgcgtccataattattttcgtcgcgtccaCAACTATTTTcgtaataaaaatactttatttttcaaacgttttacagtaaattaagaaaaaaaattcaagtataATTTAATCACATAAACTCATTACGCTGAATTACGCTGAAAAATTTAACACCCACTCACGCATGtgagaataataattttcaaaagagTGTTCAATAAAACCTGTTAAAATCTCAGTAATAATGTTAATCATTTCTTGTAGATTATTAGGTCGTGGTTGTAtccttttgaataaaattttcattacacCAAAAAACTCCTCGATAGGATTAAGTTGAGGGCTGTAAGGTGGTAAAAACTGGATAGTACAATTGCTTTCTCGAAATGCCGATTCTGCAGTTAATGAATGGTGGAATCGCGCACTGTCCATTATTACAACATATCTTCGATCACTTAAAGCTGGTCTTAAATCTTGTTCGATCCACTCGTTCATGCTAGCAGTATTAAAGGTCCCaacctttattttaaaaccatcCCGTAACTGAAATGGCGCATTTTAAGCTAACATTCCTTCCTCTCTGTGTGGGGACTGTAATATATGGGGTACTTCCCAACAATGCATATCCATGATGTCGTGAATCGTGcaaattaaaagtttcatcAATTTAAATCAGATCAGAATTTTGCAGAAAAGAAACATGATTGCAAAACATGAACCTTGTTGCTATTACATAAGCTAAATTTCTCGCAACAACGACCGATTTAAGCCTTTTACAGGTACACctcatttgttttaattctctTTTAGTTGTAGTTGTCGAGCATTTATGTTCTTCGGGCATTAATTCTGCAATGTCAATCGTAGTTAATGCATTATTTGCATTAATTAATAATTCAATTTCTCTCTTTCTTTCAATATTATCTGGTGCCGCTCTGCAACGCTTTTTTGGCACAGTATTTTGATCTAGTTCAAGTTTTCGCATCCAGTTTTGAATCGCCCTAATTGAAAGACCTGTTGCATTTGTAATAGATCGACTTGATTCGTTGCTATtcatcattctttttattgtagaaatattttcttcCGTTGCAGTTTTGTTTTCCGTTTGTTGTTCTGTTTCGACATTCAAATGATTGATGTTTGTATTGTTTTCGTTTGCCATTATATATTTCgtgataaaaatactaaagtacTTTTATTACGAAAAAAATTGCGGATGCGACGAAAATAATTATGGACGTGACGAAAATAATTATGGACTGCAGCGAAAATAATTATGGACGCGACGAAAATAGTGTGGACGATGCTGTAAATATTCTgaaccttgtggaacgccaCTGGTAACTTTTACTCAGGTGGATAACGTATTACCTAGAAGAACGTGCTATGATTGATTTTAAAGGAAAGCatttatttagttaagaatGTTACCTTCGCTTCCGTAGGACTCAAGTTTTTGCAGTAATCTTCTGTGAGGGACTTTATCAAAGGTTTTGACAAAGTCAAGAAAAAACACGGCAACTAGAAGCTTGCGAGAAACGATGTAGGTGAGAAAGTCCATAGCCTCAAGCAGGTTTGTAACGCAGGCTTTTTTTGTTGACGAAGCCGTGTTGACAATTGGCAATAAGTTTATGGGCTACAAGATGCTGCATGACCTTTTCTTTAACCATTTTCTCCACTATTTTGCATGGTACAGAGGTAATGGAGACAAGTCTGTAGTTTTCCGGATCGAGTCTGGAACTTTTTTTGAACGTTACGGTTTTTTGGCGTCACGTTTGCCAAAAGCCACGCTTTTGGGATTACACTTtgatatgtatatacatatatacatatcaaggtgtaatatatatatatatatatatatatatatatatatatatatatatatatatatatatatatatatatatatatatatatatatatatatatatatatatatatatataaattatgttagtgtattctacaagcaaagtgctcaatgttctaaaagaacagagcaataataaattagtaaaaacacttatctaatttttgatTACTTCAACACTGtgtttcaccatcagtaggttcatcaggaagaatgtctaaacataaaaaattttcaaattatagaaaattatttCACAGGAAGTtagaaattgtaataattaattatgtaatttcTGTAGTATTTTGCAACCAGGAAGTTTCATCAACTACATTagctaattaaaaaatcatgaaaagaattctttagaactAGGATAAATTTGGACtggtcatttgtttttataattttttaaaaggaatttattttcatgtctgcatttagaaattaattctgattttttattcagtaaattttcttgatctaaatgtgtaataatttttcaaatttttcttgtaaacatagtatacattttttggaaatgttgTTATAGGTAGGCGCAGTTTTTAGGATAGACcagtttaatttgaaattaatatttttttcttttagttgccAAATATACTTAGACAGCATAGtctcttttgagtattttttatgtttaaaagattgtttgtgATTGGCATAAC
Above is a window of Hydra vulgaris chromosome 10, alternate assembly HydraT2T_AEP DNA encoding:
- the LOC100211777 gene encoding uncharacterized protein LOC100211777; translation: MNSLQTTILPSVIVVSPSFPTAAIVVLAVGAYIIFFTTSLLIRKCIITKGQSFCPTWFNEICTCQTCCVNNSVEETGCLISFARACDFPLPHKQVCMECLPTKQWCDNTFCSCLNGQSNECSGCKNTNFGEFTGCEDCKECSEFCGNCDCNFCSQPDSINCCCIEIKLTGNRAQNPGHQMNPYGGYSGNQMYYNNQGNIINQQPSLMTTGNHPGRGDALFNTQQAAQFQNTSYNPNQSFSAGHQLANSRLLPQPREHLVPGQQAFQGQQSFRGQQSVPSKMLGESSNSATIRL